The Streptomyces sp. NBC_00659 genomic interval CCGCATCTGCGGTACGCGGCGACGACGGACGAGGGCGGGCGCGGCCTGTTCCTGGTCGCCCAGCTCACCGACCGCTGGGGCACCCGCTACACGCCCGAGGGCAAGGTCATCTGGGCGGAACAGCCGCTGCCCTGAGCCGGGCGGACGCTCCCGGCGGCGGAGTACGACGGCGGCACCGCCACGGCCGTACGGCTGCGACGCGCCGCGCAAACACCAGGGCTCCCTGCCGGGGTTCGGCCCGGTCGGGTGCCGGGGTTCGGCCCGGTCGGGCGGTTCGGGCGCCCGCCCCGGGCTCGGCCTCCGGGGCGGGCCCGGGTCAGCCGGACGCGGGCGGGTCAGCCGGACGCGGGCGGTCCGTCCCGGCCGTCCGACTCGCCCGCCGGACTCGCGCCGGTCGGGGCACCCTCCGCGTCGCCGGACGCGTCCGCCGGACTCATGGCAGCGGCGCCTCCCTGGAGCCGCTCCAGGTCGGAGGGGCGCACCTGGATGACGATCAGGGCGACCAGCGCGGCGAAGACCGCGAAAACGGCGGCGGCGACGAACGCGCCCGTGATGCCGGACGTCAGCACCTGTCCGCTCCAGGGCGCGGGCAGCTGTCCCGTCCTGCGGAACTGCAGTTGCTGGGCCGGGGTCGCGGTCGACAGGAAGTCCGCGACCTGGTTCGTGGCCTCGTTGCGGCTCGCCGTGCCGAAGACCGTGACCAGCACGGACAAGCCGAGGGATCCGCCGACCTGCTGGGTGGCGTTGAGGATGCCGGAGGCGGCGCCCGTCTCCTTGGGCTGGACTCCGGACACGGCCATCAGCGTCAGCGACACGAACTGCAGACCCATGCCGAAGCCGAAGACGAGGGTGGGTCCGAGGATGCTGCCGAGATACGTGCTGTCGACGTCGGTCAGTGTCAGCCAGCCGAGGCCCAGGGCGCAGAGGACCGCGCCCACGGCCATGAAGGGTTTCGGCCCCCACCTGGGCAGCAGGTTCGAGGCGACTCCCGCGCCGATCGCGATGATCGCGCTGATCGGCAGGAAGGAGATGCCGGCCTTGAGCGGACTGAAGCCCAGGATGTTCTGCACGAACAGGGTCAGGAAGAAGAACATCCCGAAGATCGCGGCGGAGAGGCTCAGCATCATCGCGTAGACGCCCGAGCGATTGCGGTCGCGGAACATCCACAGCGGTGTGATGGGCTGTCTCGACCGGCGTTCGACGGCGATGAAGGCGATCAGGAACACCAGTGCCGCCCCGAAGGCCGCGAGGGTCACCGGGTCGCTCCAGCCCTTCTCCGAGGCCCGGATGAAACCGTAGACGAGCAGCACCATGCCCAGCGTGGAGGTGAGGGCGCCGAGGAAGTCGAAGTGGCCCGGGTGGCGCTTGGACTCCTTGATGTAGCGGGGCGTGGCGAGCACGATCAGCAGGCCGATGGGGATGTTCACGAAGAACACCCAGCGCCAGTCGAGCCACTCGACGAGGATGCCGCCGGCCAGCAGCCCGATGGCGCTGCCGCCCGCGGAGACGGCCGCGAACACGCCGAACGCCCTGTTGCGCTCCGGCCCTTCACGGAAGGTGGTGGTGATCAGCGCCAGCGCGGTGGGCGACGCGATGGCCCCGCCGACGCCCTGCAGCGAGCGTGCGGCGAGCAACTGCCAGGATTCCTGGGAGAGTCCGCCGAGCAGCGACGCGAGGGCGAAGAGCACCACACCGAACATGAAGACCCGGCGTCTGCCGAGGATGTCCCCGGAGCGTCCGCCGAGCAGCAGCAGACCGCCGAAGGTCAGCGTGTAGGCGTTGATCACCCAGGACAGACTCTCGGTCGAGAAACCGAGCGAGGTCTGGATGTGCGGAAGCGCGATGTTCACGATGGTGATGTCGAGGACCACCATCAGCTGGCAGGAGGCGATGACGAGGAGCGCGATACCGCTGCCTCGGCCCCGCTGCGGGGACTCGGCAGACTCGGAGGATGTCACGTGACCGGCCGTCATCGGGGATGGCCCTGCATCGCGGGTCGGCGGCGAACGTGGGTGTTCACCCCATCGACGTTAAGCCTGCCCGCCCGGCCCCACCAATCGATCAACGCGCGGGGCCCCGATCACCGCCTCACCTGGCCAGCCGGCCCGGCAGCGACGACGCGGACAGGACACCGAGGGCCGCTGCCACGGCCAGGACACCGTAGTCGAGGGCCAGGTACGCGGGCGTTCCGAGCAACAGGCCGCACAGGGCGTCGACTTGGTAGCTGAGCGGGTTGACCAGACTGACGGCCTTCAGCCGGCCGGGCATGACGGCCACCGGGTAGAGGGCGTTGGAGCCGAAGAACAGGGGCATGGTGATGGCCTGGGTCAATGCCGGTGCACGAGGTATTTGCTGTCGATCGACATCCGGATGCCAGAGCGGCCGATGCACCTCTTGCGCGTACCAGCCTGTGCCCAACGGGACAACGGACGCGGTCTGAACCTGCCACGCCGTGTCAGCGCGTAGGGGGCCGCAGCTCCCTGATGCATGTCGCAAGAGCTCGGTCTGCCCGACTGGCAAGAAGCCGCTGGCGGGCGCCCCGGGCTCGAACCAATGGCCAGCAATGCCAGAGAAGCACCTACGGGCGCCCAGACGACCCGGCGGCCGTTCGCCATCGGCTGGACCTATTCGCCGCCGTCTTGATGATCTTCAGCAACATCTTGGCGATCTTCCAGGGAATCGCCGCCATCGCGAAGGATGCCCTGATCGTCGTCACACGCGACTACGCGTATCAGTTGAACACGACCGGTTGGGGCTGGATACACCTCATCCTGGGCGTCCTCATCCTGCTGGCTGGCGTGGCTCTCGTCGGCGGCGCGGTGTGGGCCCGCACCGTGGGCGTCGTAGTCGTAGGGCTCAGCCCTGATCGCGAACTTCCCGTGGCTTCCGTACTACCCGTTCTGGGCTCTCGTGCTGATCGCCATCGACATCTTCGTCATCTGGCGCTCTGCGCCGGGACGACGCGGAAGACCGACGTGGCATCAACAAGGCGTGCGCCACCCCGTCTGTGACCAGCGGAGCCAACCGTCGCACTGTGAGCGTATGACCTCTGGCCAACACCAGCACAGCCGCCGACGAGACCATCGTGACGGACAGTTGGCTCACCCGAACTGCTCAAACGGGTGAACGCTGCGGTCTCGCGAGCACCGCAGCCGGGTGATTCCCTGCCCCGTGGTAACACCTGATGCGGGTTGCCCGAACCTGCGGCCCCAGTCCCGTCTGCGAGGAATGGATGCGTATGTCGGCCGGACCCGCCACCGCCCCACAGAACCCGCTCGAAATCGTCCGCAGCCGCAGCTACATCTCCCTGCTGGTGATCTCGGCCGTGCTGGGCGTCCCCATCTCCTGCGTGGCCTACGGGTTCCTCGCTCTCGTCTCCGAACTCCAGTCCTTGCTCTACGAGGACCTGCCCAAGGGCCTCGGCTTCAGCGGAACACCGGACTGGTGGGCCGTGCCCCTGCTCGCCGTGGCCGGCGCGATCGTCGCCCTCACCATCCGTCATCTGCCCGGAAAGGGCGGGCACGAGCCGGCCGAAGGACTCAAGACCGGCGGTACACCGTCGGTGACGGCAGTGCCCGGCGTGGCCCTCGCCGCGATCGCCACGCTCAGCTTCGGTGCCGTCCTCGGCCCGGAGGCCCCGCTCATCGCCCTCGGCGGCGGACTGGCGGTCGGGGCGATCCGGATGCTGAAACGCGACACCCCTCCCACCGGCCTTGCCGTCGTCGCAGCAGCGGGCAGCTTCGCGGCGATCAGTGAACTCCTCGGCTCACCCCTGCTCGGAGCGTTCCTGCTCATGGAAGCCTCCGGCCTGGCCGGCCCGATGCTCGGCGTCGTGCTGGTGCCCGGACTGCTCGCCGCGGGCGTCGGCTCCCTGATCTTCACCGGCCTGGACAACTGGACCGGACTGGGCACCTACTCCCTGTCCATGACCCAGGTGCCGCCCGCCGACCGGCCGACACTCGCCGCGTTCGGCTGGGCGATCCTCGCCGGCCTCGCCGCCGCGATCCTCGGCGAGGCCATCCGCCGTTCCGGCCAGCACCTGCAGAAGCACGTCCAACGGCGCAGGCTGCCCCTCACCGTAGCGATGGGCGTATGCATCGGACTGTTCGCCCTGCTCTACACCACCATCACCGGTAAACCCATCTCCGGAGTGCTGTTTTCCGGCGAGAGCACCATCGGCCCCCTCCTGGCCGACCACGCCACCTACTCCCTCGGCACTCTGCTGCTCCTCGTCCTGTTCAAGTCCCTCGCATACAGCGCCTCCCTCAGCGCCTTCCGGGGAGG includes:
- a CDS encoding MFS transporter, giving the protein MTAGHVTSSESAESPQRGRGSGIALLVIASCQLMVVLDITIVNIALPHIQTSLGFSTESLSWVINAYTLTFGGLLLLGGRSGDILGRRRVFMFGVVLFALASLLGGLSQESWQLLAARSLQGVGGAIASPTALALITTTFREGPERNRAFGVFAAVSAGGSAIGLLAGGILVEWLDWRWVFFVNIPIGLLIVLATPRYIKESKRHPGHFDFLGALTSTLGMVLLVYGFIRASEKGWSDPVTLAAFGAALVFLIAFIAVERRSRQPITPLWMFRDRNRSGVYAMMLSLSAAIFGMFFFLTLFVQNILGFSPLKAGISFLPISAIIAIGAGVASNLLPRWGPKPFMAVGAVLCALGLGWLTLTDVDSTYLGSILGPTLVFGFGMGLQFVSLTLMAVSGVQPKETGAASGILNATQQVGGSLGLSVLVTVFGTASRNEATNQVADFLSTATPAQQLQFRRTGQLPAPWSGQVLTSGITGAFVAAAVFAVFAALVALIVIQVRPSDLERLQGGAAAMSPADASGDAEGAPTGASPAGESDGRDGPPASG
- a CDS encoding DUF7144 family membrane protein, whose product is MANFPWLPYYPFWALVLIAIDIFVIWRSAPGRRGRPTWHQQGVRHPVCDQRSQPSHCERMTSGQHQHSRRRDHRDGQLAHPNCSNG
- a CDS encoding chloride channel protein, with translation MSAGPATAPQNPLEIVRSRSYISLLVISAVLGVPISCVAYGFLALVSELQSLLYEDLPKGLGFSGTPDWWAVPLLAVAGAIVALTIRHLPGKGGHEPAEGLKTGGTPSVTAVPGVALAAIATLSFGAVLGPEAPLIALGGGLAVGAIRMLKRDTPPTGLAVVAAAGSFAAISELLGSPLLGAFLLMEASGLAGPMLGVVLVPGLLAAGVGSLIFTGLDNWTGLGTYSLSMTQVPPADRPTLAAFGWAILAGLAAAILGEAIRRSGQHLQKHVQRRRLPLTVAMGVCIGLFALLYTTITGKPISGVLFSGESTIGPLLADHATYSLGTLLLLVLFKSLAYSASLSAFRGGPVFPSLFVGGAGGLAMSHLPGLDATTGFALGMGALSVAMLKLPMTSVLLATLLLGTVGLTVMPLVIVAVVVAYVLTLRLAKPETPQLGERKPDRPAVP